The following DNA comes from Thermoanaerobaculales bacterium.
GACGACGTCGAGGTCGGGGCGCCGATGCCGTTCGAGATGCCGCTGTCGGGCGATCCGACGCCGATCCGAGGCGTCGCCGAGGTGGTCCGGCCGACGACCCGCGAGCGGGAGGGGCTGGTCGGCTTCGCCGCCCGCTTCGTCCGCATCGACGGCGACGGCGCCGACCGGCTCGCGCGCTTCGTCCGTCAACGGATGGCGGACCTCGAGGGCAGCCGGGTATAGTGGGCCCGCCGCGGCTGCGGCGACGGGAGACCGGTGGGGCCGCTCGCGATCCTCTTCGACCTCGACGACACGCTGCTCGCCAACCCGATGGGCACCTTCGTGCCGGCCTACTTCCGGGCCCTCACCGAGCACCTGGCGGGCGAGCTGCCGCCGCGCCTGCTCGTCGACCAGCTGCTCGCGGCGACCCGCGCCATGGACGACAACCGTGATCCGGCGCGGACCAACGAGCAGGCCTTCGCCGATGCCTTCTTCCCCGGCCTCGGCCGCGATCCGGCCGAGCTGGGGCCGCTGTTCGAGCGCTTCTACCGAGACGCCTTCCCCGGGCTGCGCAGCCTGACCGCGCCGGTGCCCGGCGCCCTCGAGACGGTCCGCTGGGCGCTCGCCGGCGGCCGCCAGGTGGCGATCGCCACCAACCCGCTGTTTCCCAGGACCGCGATCCTGCAGCGGATGGAGTGGGCCGGGCTGACTCTCGATGAGCTGCCGATCGGCCTCGTCACCAGCTACGAGGACATGCACGCCACCAAGGTGCGTCCGGCCTACTACGCAGAGGTCGCCGAGCGGCTGGGCCGCCGGCCCGAGGAGTGCGTGATGGTCGGCGACAACTGGCTGTGGGACGTCGTGCACTCGACGGCGGCGGGGATGGCGGCCTGGTGGATCGCTCCGCCCGAGGCTGTTGCGCCCGACCCGGACCTCGAGATCCTCGGCCAGGGCTCGCTGGCGAACTTCCTCGCCTTCGCCAGGCGGGAGTGGGGGTAGGGCTCAGCCGGTCCGAGGGACGGCTGCGCCTTCACCGTACACGTTCCCGTTCCCGATCCCGTTCCCGAAATGACCAAGCAGGGCCGGGGCAAACCCGGGAACGGGAACGG
Coding sequences within:
- a CDS encoding HAD family hydrolase; translated protein: MGPLAILFDLDDTLLANPMGTFVPAYFRALTEHLAGELPPRLLVDQLLAATRAMDDNRDPARTNEQAFADAFFPGLGRDPAELGPLFERFYRDAFPGLRSLTAPVPGALETVRWALAGGRQVAIATNPLFPRTAILQRMEWAGLTLDELPIGLVTSYEDMHATKVRPAYYAEVAERLGRRPEECVMVGDNWLWDVVHSTAAGMAAWWIAPPEAVAPDPDLEILGQGSLANFLAFARREWG